From Chrysemys picta bellii isolate R12L10 chromosome 1, ASM1138683v2, whole genome shotgun sequence:
ccggacattgctagatttcttttcaaaacttgcactgccccttactaaaccgttaagcgcctagggcacactaatcatgaacaacccattcttttaattgttaatattcctgttttgttaaaaataaatgtttagatgtttacaacacttactggctgatccttcaccagattctgtgtccggggtaatggctggggacgcttcgtaggggatctctgtaagggtgatgaagagatcctggctgtcggggaaatcagcgttgtgagagctgccaactgcctcgccctcctcatctccttcctcatcttccccgtcccctaacatgtctgaggaaccggccgtggacagtatcccatcctcagagtccacggtcactggtggggtagtggtggcggcagcaccgaggatggaatgcagtgcctcgtagaaacgggatgtctggggatgggatccggagcgtccgtttgcctctttggtcttctggtagccttgtctcagctccttgattttcacgcggcactgcgttgcatcccggctgtatcctctctctgccatgtctttagagatcttctcgtagatctttacattccttcttttggatcgcagctcggaaagcacggactcatcgccccacacagcgatgagatccaagacttcacgatcagtccatgctggggctctctttctattcccagactgcacggccatcactgctggagagctctgcatcgttgccagtgctgctgtgctcgccacgatgtccagacaggaaatgagattcaaactggccagacaggaaaaggaattcaaattcaaattttcccggggcttttcctgtgtggctggtcagagcatccgagctcgcactgctgtccagagcgtcaacagagtggtgcactgtgggatagctcccggagctattagcgtcgatttccatccacacctagcctaattcgacatggccatgtcgaatttagcgctactcccctcgtcggggaggagtacagaagtcgaattaaagagacctctatgtcgaactaaatagcatcg
This genomic window contains:
- the LOC135982454 gene encoding uncharacterized protein LOC135982454, with protein sequence MQSSPAVMAVQSGNRKRAPAWTDREVLDLIAVWGDESVLSELRSKRRNVKIYEKISKDMAERGYSRDATQCRVKIKELRQGYQKTKEANGRSGSHPQTSRFYEALHSILGAAATTTPPVTVDSEDGILSTAGSSDMLGDGEDEEGDEEGEAVGSSHNADFPDSQDLFITLTEIPYEASPAITPDTESGEGSATPSATVSQPSLESHSQRLARIRRRKKRTREDMFSELMASSQAQAAQQTQWRENLTRMHQANMDREERWRQEDQQATQTLLGLLREQTDTLRRLVDVLQERRQEDRAPLQSISNRPPPPPSPIPTSPKVQRRRGGRVPANSHSTPAESSSSRRLSFPKI